The following DNA comes from Gammaproteobacteria bacterium.
GAGGTATCGCTATGACGACACACAACGCCGCACCGCTTTCCGAGGCGCGTCTCGACCGCATCGACCGCTACTGGCGCGCGAGCAACTACCTGGCGGTGGGGCAGATTTATCTATGCGACAACCCGCTGCTGCAGGAGCCCCTACGCCCTGAACACATCAAGCCGCGCCTGCTCGGCCACTGGGGCACCTCGCCCGGGCTGAACCTGATCTACGTACACCTCAACCGCCTGATCCAGGACACCGGCGCCGAGCTGATCTTCATCACCGGCCCAGGCCATGGCGCACCCGCCATCCTCGCCCAGACCTATCTGGAGGGTACTTACTCCGAGGTCTACCCGGAGGTCAGCCGGGACCTGAACGGTCTGCACCGGTTGTTCCGCCAGTTCTCCACCCCCGGCGGCGTACCCAGTCACGTCAGCGCCCATACGCCGGGCTCCATTCACGAAGGGGGCGAGCTCGG
Coding sequences within:
- a CDS encoding phosphoketolase, whose product is MTTHNAAPLSEARLDRIDRYWRASNYLAVGQIYLCDNPLLQEPLRPEHIKPRLLGHWGTSPGLNLIYVHLNRLIQDTGAELIFITGPGHGAPAILAQTYLEGTYSEVYPEVSRDLNGLHRLFRQFSTPGGVPSHVSAHTPGSIHEGGELGYSLAHAFGAAFDNPDLIVACVIGDGEAETGPLAGAWKGNRFLNPKRDGAVLPILHLNGYKISGPTVLGRTDDAMLTRLFEGAGYHPYFVEGDDPAAVHQDLAATLDRCHAEIRDIQQRA